One Streptomyces sp. NBC_01217 genomic region harbors:
- a CDS encoding asparagine synthase-related protein produces the protein MRWLVGWSSIAASFGTAGAVGADDEGRTMHPVGSQLLWGDPDPLWAVGDWRPDEIRTSTLETAEGAPTARLAVLGCCGATDEQLRAGLLAARGGALRHLTSWPGSYTTVVQVGRRITVIGDLAGARPVFYTPWAGGTAYATAALPLADLIEAQLDIGHLAALLACPETPEALRDGTPYAGVKRIPPGHALILREGSREITGYEAVASLAVAAPQLDPVSAVDGVRDALVEAVRARLTAPRHAPETLPPDPGPVPGMGPAERRAARGAPVPGIGADLSGGSGSATLALLAAGLPGLPGTLLGHGTGAGERLLAVTFNDLTTRGHEDELERARVIAANPRLHHVVVAAGEEALPYADLGGGPLTDEPAPSLVVAERHRRRLASGSADHLVGGGARQVLDAHPARLADLLMDRRRRHLLRPVAALARAEGPTAHSLFVPLTVYRAARRLSRTSYRTGLETAADRLPDANRYSPDLDTPADASLAALAWSRPGPAARWLTGEALAEVSVRLQEAAIRPASGQRPGEARARAALARYAADHRILEQAAENRSQRLHAPYLDNQVVRAARALPESLRVQPGARAAILRRVLAGAGIHELPPGWGTPSLATSNATARTGLRAALPDLISLFDAPLLADAGLVEARVVRKALRAASEGEPLPLDGLAHLASTELWLRRLVSRRGTCWTGTAAPRQRAVAGGVVPARRTLQP, from the coding sequence ATGCGTTGGTTGGTGGGGTGGAGCAGTATCGCCGCGAGCTTCGGCACGGCCGGTGCGGTCGGCGCCGACGACGAGGGGCGCACGATGCATCCCGTCGGATCCCAACTCCTGTGGGGCGACCCCGATCCGCTCTGGGCCGTCGGCGACTGGCGCCCGGACGAGATCCGTACCAGCACGCTCGAAACCGCCGAAGGTGCGCCCACCGCCCGGCTCGCCGTCCTCGGCTGCTGCGGCGCCACCGACGAGCAGTTGCGCGCCGGCCTCCTCGCCGCCCGAGGCGGAGCCCTGCGCCATCTCACCTCCTGGCCCGGCAGTTACACGACCGTCGTCCAGGTCGGCCGCAGGATCACCGTCATCGGGGATCTCGCCGGAGCCCGCCCGGTCTTCTACACGCCCTGGGCAGGCGGTACGGCGTACGCCACCGCCGCGCTCCCGCTCGCCGACCTCATCGAGGCCCAGCTGGACATCGGCCACCTGGCCGCCCTGCTCGCCTGCCCCGAAACACCGGAGGCGCTGCGCGACGGCACCCCGTACGCCGGAGTGAAGCGCATCCCGCCGGGGCACGCGCTCATCCTCCGCGAGGGTTCGCGCGAGATCACCGGGTACGAGGCCGTGGCCTCCCTCGCCGTCGCCGCGCCCCAACTCGACCCGGTCAGCGCCGTCGACGGGGTGCGCGACGCCCTGGTCGAAGCCGTACGCGCCAGGCTAACGGCCCCGCGCCACGCCCCCGAAACCCTGCCGCCCGACCCGGGACCGGTGCCCGGCATGGGGCCCGCCGAGCGACGCGCCGCCCGCGGCGCACCCGTACCCGGCATCGGTGCCGACCTCTCCGGAGGCAGCGGCTCCGCCACCCTCGCACTGCTCGCCGCCGGACTGCCGGGCCTGCCCGGCACCCTCCTCGGCCACGGCACGGGAGCGGGGGAGCGGCTGCTCGCCGTCACCTTCAACGACCTCACCACACGCGGACACGAGGACGAACTCGAACGCGCCCGCGTCATCGCGGCCAACCCGCGCCTGCACCACGTCGTCGTCGCCGCCGGGGAAGAGGCCCTGCCCTACGCCGACCTGGGCGGCGGGCCACTCACCGACGAGCCCGCCCCGTCCCTCGTCGTCGCCGAGCGCCACCGCCGCCGCCTCGCCTCAGGCAGCGCCGACCACCTCGTCGGCGGCGGCGCCCGGCAGGTGCTCGACGCCCACCCGGCCCGTCTCGCGGACCTGCTGATGGACCGGCGCCGACGCCATCTGCTGCGCCCGGTCGCCGCGCTCGCCAGGGCCGAGGGCCCGACCGCGCACTCCCTTTTCGTCCCGCTGACCGTCTACCGCGCGGCCCGCCGGCTGTCCCGTACGTCGTACCGCACCGGCCTGGAGACGGCTGCCGACCGGCTGCCGGACGCCAACCGTTACAGCCCCGACCTCGATACCCCCGCCGACGCCTCGCTCGCCGCCCTCGCCTGGTCGCGGCCCGGGCCCGCCGCGCGCTGGCTGACGGGGGAGGCGCTCGCCGAGGTATCGGTCCGGCTGCAGGAGGCGGCGATCCGTCCCGCCTCCGGCCAGCGCCCTGGCGAGGCCCGCGCCCGGGCGGCCCTCGCCCGGTACGCCGCCGACCACCGGATCCTGGAGCAGGCCGCGGAGAACCGCAGCCAGCGGCTGCACGCCCCGTACCTCGACAATCAGGTCGTACGCGCCGCCCGCGCGCTCCCCGAATCGCTCCGGGTCCAGCCGGGCGCCCGCGCCGCGATCCTGCGCCGGGTGCTCGCGGGCGCGGGCATCCACGAACTGCCGCCCGGCTGGGGCACCCCCTCCCTCGCCACCTCGAACGCGACCGCGCGCACCGGCCTGCGCGCCGCGCTCCCCGACCTGATCTCCCTCTTCGACGCACCGCTGCTCGCCGACGCGGGCCTGGTCGAGGCACGCGTCGTACGGAAGGCGCTGCGCGCGGCCTCGGAGGGCGAACCGCTCCCGCTGGACGGCCTGGCGCACCTGGCGTCCACGGAACTCTGGCTCCGCCGCCTCGTCTCGCGGCGCGGCACCTGCTGGACGGGCACGGCGGCACCCCGCCAGCGCGCCGTCGCGGGCGGAGTCGTCCCGGCGAGGCGGACGCTGCAGCCGTAG
- a CDS encoding BTAD domain-containing putative transcriptional regulator: protein MRYLILGATEARDENGSALPVGGTRLRALLAALALRTGRPVPVADLVDDVWADDPPYDAPAALQALVGRLRRVLGRDAIRSTHGGYRLEATPDEVDLHVFERLSRQGTEELDAGDPVTAARTLRTALALWRGPALADLPDREHGHGLRPEAHRLAALERRIEADLRCAATGAGAGAGVGVGERLAAGPRTTLVPELKELAASHPYDERFRAQLIRALRAEGRQADALAAYEDARRALADGLGTDPGPELIALHRELLAPPPVEPSEAPVPAVPDAPGALPRATVLGNLRPRLTSFVGREPELRSIRADLTRSRLVTLTGPGGSGKTRLAEEAAAPGSRAASVPTDAWIAELAPVDDPVDVPGAVLSALGLRETALLRDNNRDGQPLRTDPTDLLVEHLAHCSRIRPFLLILDNCEHVIDAAAALAETLLTHCPQLRILATSREPLGVPGESVRPVGPLPADPAHRLFAERARAVRPDFDPEQEAAHDPDAVAEICRRLDGQPLAIELAAARLRLLGPRQIADRLDDRFRLLTSGSRTVLPRQQTLRAVVDWSWDLLDEDERTVLRQVSVFAGGWDLPAAEAVTTAGPAPTGKARVTGTPARHSTADLIGALVDKSLVVATPTASGAMRYRLLETIHEYATERAAETPDVRAAAASAHTAYFVALVEEAEPRLRSGDQLLWIERLETDLDNIRAALHRTVVTSPCEPDAVRLVLGMGWFWFLRNYRPEGLTWAERAVALGPEPTESSDPRFWPRMHLEILRYFFAVESGPVNDIRGDDRRQALMGRVADAFMSSGPESARFPGLLWPMTSFVSRTSAEAHERIEAAVANARIHGGAWEYGITLMFRTHMIVDMPGGMPGIDDDLAELRELSRRVGERWMRAQVAGAAAEAGVMRGRYEEARAAYEEALLLAREVGAHAEAPFLLARLAELDYRTGDIAGFERRLGDSEGEAERYQVHDARAYAHFLRATLALDRGETAEARRQLTEAEASVGRGSPPSHFTAVVQGLAARIAVHEPGPGGGPVAGVRGLTLALRVARDAQCAELVTGHLADGVATVLPKVGRHGAAVRILAAADGWRLSGPRTKAQQAEVDEAERQAHEELGPRLYESERAAGRTLTVDDVIELLTRITAELPDAAGAPAETAECDDRGHA, encoded by the coding sequence GTGCGGTACCTGATCCTGGGCGCCACCGAGGCGCGAGACGAGAACGGCAGTGCGCTGCCCGTGGGCGGTACGCGGCTGCGCGCCCTCCTCGCCGCCCTCGCCCTGCGTACGGGCCGGCCCGTCCCCGTCGCCGATCTCGTCGACGACGTATGGGCCGATGATCCGCCGTACGACGCTCCCGCCGCGCTCCAGGCCCTCGTGGGCCGGTTGCGCCGGGTGCTGGGCAGGGACGCGATCAGGAGCACGCACGGCGGTTACCGCCTGGAGGCCACGCCAGACGAGGTCGACCTGCATGTGTTCGAGCGGCTGTCCCGTCAGGGGACCGAGGAGCTCGACGCGGGCGACCCCGTGACGGCCGCCCGCACGCTCCGCACCGCGCTCGCCCTGTGGCGCGGCCCGGCCCTGGCCGACCTGCCGGACCGGGAGCACGGCCACGGGCTGCGCCCGGAGGCCCACCGCCTGGCCGCGCTGGAACGCCGGATCGAAGCCGATCTGCGGTGTGCTGCGACAGGTGCGGGTGCGGGTGCGGGAGTTGGCGTAGGCGAGCGGCTCGCTGCCGGACCGCGCACCACCCTCGTACCGGAGCTCAAGGAGCTGGCCGCCTCCCACCCGTACGACGAACGCTTCCGGGCCCAGCTGATCCGCGCCCTGCGCGCCGAAGGCCGCCAGGCCGACGCGCTGGCCGCCTACGAGGACGCCCGCCGTGCCCTGGCCGACGGCCTCGGCACCGATCCCGGACCGGAACTGATCGCACTGCACCGGGAACTGCTCGCTCCGCCGCCGGTCGAGCCCTCCGAAGCACCCGTACCGGCCGTACCGGATGCGCCCGGCGCACTGCCCCGCGCCACCGTCCTGGGCAACCTCCGCCCCCGGCTCACCTCGTTCGTCGGCCGCGAGCCCGAACTGCGCTCCATCCGCGCCGATCTGACCCGATCCCGACTGGTCACCCTCACCGGACCCGGCGGCTCCGGCAAGACCCGCCTCGCCGAGGAGGCCGCCGCCCCGGGCAGCCGGGCGGCTTCGGTCCCCACGGACGCCTGGATCGCCGAGCTCGCTCCCGTCGACGACCCCGTGGACGTCCCCGGAGCCGTACTCTCCGCTCTCGGTCTGCGTGAGACGGCCCTCCTGCGGGACAACAACCGCGACGGACAGCCACTGCGCACCGACCCGACCGATCTCCTCGTCGAGCACCTGGCGCACTGCTCCCGCATCCGCCCCTTCCTCCTCATCCTCGACAACTGCGAACACGTCATCGACGCGGCCGCCGCCCTCGCCGAGACCCTGCTCACCCACTGCCCACAGCTGCGCATCCTCGCCACCAGCCGCGAACCCCTCGGCGTCCCCGGCGAATCCGTACGCCCGGTCGGCCCGCTTCCGGCCGACCCCGCGCACCGGCTGTTCGCGGAGCGCGCCCGCGCCGTACGGCCCGACTTCGACCCCGAGCAGGAGGCCGCGCACGATCCGGATGCCGTCGCCGAGATCTGCCGACGGCTCGACGGGCAGCCGCTCGCCATCGAACTCGCCGCTGCCCGGCTGCGGCTGCTCGGTCCGCGCCAGATCGCGGACCGGCTCGACGACCGGTTTCGGCTGCTGACCAGCGGGAGCCGGACCGTACTGCCGCGTCAGCAGACCCTGCGCGCCGTCGTCGACTGGTCCTGGGACCTGCTGGACGAGGACGAACGAACGGTTCTGCGGCAGGTCTCCGTCTTCGCGGGCGGCTGGGACCTGCCCGCCGCAGAAGCCGTCACCACCGCGGGACCAGCCCCTACCGGCAAAGCCCGCGTCACCGGAACCCCTGCACGGCACTCCACCGCCGACCTGATCGGCGCCCTCGTCGACAAGTCCCTCGTCGTCGCCACCCCGACCGCCTCCGGCGCGATGCGCTACCGCCTCCTGGAGACCATCCACGAGTACGCCACCGAGCGCGCCGCCGAGACCCCGGATGTACGGGCCGCCGCCGCGAGTGCGCACACCGCGTACTTCGTCGCGCTGGTGGAGGAGGCCGAACCCCGCCTCCGCTCCGGCGACCAGCTCCTTTGGATCGAACGCCTGGAGACGGACCTCGACAACATCCGGGCCGCCCTCCACCGCACCGTCGTCACCAGCCCGTGCGAACCGGATGCGGTGCGTCTGGTGCTCGGCATGGGGTGGTTCTGGTTCCTGCGGAACTACCGTCCCGAGGGTCTCACCTGGGCCGAGCGGGCCGTGGCGCTCGGACCGGAACCGACCGAGAGCAGCGACCCCCGCTTCTGGCCGCGCATGCATCTGGAAATACTGCGGTACTTCTTCGCCGTGGAGAGCGGCCCGGTCAACGACATCCGCGGTGACGACCGGCGCCAGGCCCTGATGGGCCGGGTGGCCGACGCGTTCATGTCCTCCGGTCCGGAGTCCGCCCGTTTCCCGGGACTGCTCTGGCCGATGACCTCGTTCGTGAGCCGCACCTCCGCCGAGGCACACGAGCGGATCGAGGCGGCGGTCGCCAACGCCCGTATCCATGGTGGGGCCTGGGAGTACGGCATCACGCTGATGTTCCGTACCCACATGATCGTCGACATGCCAGGCGGCATGCCCGGGATCGACGACGATCTCGCCGAGCTGCGCGAGCTGAGCCGTCGCGTCGGCGAACGCTGGATGCGCGCACAGGTCGCGGGCGCCGCCGCGGAGGCGGGCGTGATGCGCGGACGGTACGAGGAGGCGCGTGCGGCGTACGAGGAGGCGCTGCTGCTCGCCCGTGAGGTCGGGGCGCACGCCGAGGCGCCGTTCCTCCTCGCCCGCCTCGCCGAACTCGACTACCGCACGGGAGACATCGCGGGTTTTGAGCGGCGGCTGGGGGATTCGGAGGGCGAGGCGGAGCGCTACCAGGTGCACGACGCCCGCGCCTACGCCCATTTTCTGCGCGCCACCCTGGCCCTGGACCGCGGCGAGACAGCGGAGGCGCGACGGCAGCTCACCGAGGCGGAGGCCTCGGTAGGGCGCGGCAGCCCGCCGTCGCACTTCACCGCGGTGGTCCAGGGGCTGGCCGCCCGGATCGCCGTGCACGAGCCGGGGCCCGGGGGCGGCCCGGTGGCCGGGGTGCGCGGTCTGACGCTCGCACTGCGTGTGGCCAGGGACGCCCAGTGCGCCGAGCTGGTCACCGGGCATCTGGCGGACGGCGTGGCGACCGTACTGCCGAAGGTGGGCCGCCACGGAGCCGCCGTACGGATCCTGGCGGCGGCCGACGGCTGGCGTCTGTCCGGTCCCAGAACCAAGGCGCAGCAGGCCGAGGTGGACGAGGCCGAGCGGCAGGCGCACGAGGAACTGGGACCTCGGCTGTACGAGTCGGAGCGCGCCGCGGGCCGCACGCTGACGGTCGACGACGTCATCGAGCTACTGACCCGCATCACCGCAGAACTCCCGGACGCCGCGGGTGCCCCGGCGGAAACGGCGGAATGCGATGACCGCGGCCATGCCTGA
- a CDS encoding sigma-70 family RNA polymerase sigma factor — MSGDGQQQEEPFDGVSAAGGTTEAGGPASPQVPSQAGPGRSGADAQGGTVLPGPWPGPVESGAEAEVAVPMQREGGSTTAGSSGSAFSDAELIRQMREGDDLAYEELFRRHSDAVRRYARTCCRDAHTADDLTAEVFARTLQAVRRGKGPEEAVRAYLMTAVRHVAAAWTKTAKREQLVDDFAVFAAQASQPSQMSDADTLDLGADVLAMHEAEQSMAMQAFRSLPERWQAVLWHTTVEEESPSEIAPLFGLTANATAVLASRAREGLKQAYLQAHVSQALTSGGDCARYADRLGAYARGGLRMRAERGLRGHLDECGKCRLAAGELAHVNAGIPALLPVAVIGWFAAGYALKAAGIVAGGAAGAAGAGAAAAATGGSSSGSAAGGAAASEGLGAPAKAGIAAAVAVAVAGALAWALISNDRPEPEARHEDKPTAVAPAVPTPAPPEPTPPPKPEAPAPPAPPASSTIPPPKPTPTPTPTPTPTPDPAPTPTPTPKPSTPPAPKPSAPAPPPPPPAPTVYQVSELSYSVLGDHTGPEVVINESNWVWQRSSLSISGKQYAHGVTVHGRSSVTIQLNRQCTRYEAEVGIDDLTMGFGSVRFSVFNGDGARLWQSPIVNGNDPAVPVGVGISGQERIRLVVERTQPGGGLALADWADSTISCR, encoded by the coding sequence ATGAGCGGTGACGGGCAGCAGCAGGAAGAGCCGTTCGACGGCGTCTCCGCTGCAGGCGGTACGACGGAGGCCGGAGGGCCGGCCTCCCCGCAGGTACCGAGTCAGGCCGGACCCGGGCGGTCGGGTGCTGACGCCCAGGGCGGCACTGTCCTGCCCGGTCCATGGCCGGGACCCGTCGAGTCCGGTGCCGAGGCCGAGGTCGCGGTGCCGATGCAGCGGGAGGGCGGCAGCACCACCGCCGGCTCCTCCGGCTCCGCGTTCTCCGACGCCGAACTGATCAGGCAGATGCGGGAGGGTGACGATCTCGCGTACGAGGAGCTGTTCCGGCGGCACTCGGACGCGGTGCGCCGCTACGCGCGCACCTGCTGCCGGGACGCGCACACCGCCGACGACCTGACGGCCGAGGTCTTCGCCCGCACCCTGCAGGCGGTACGGAGGGGCAAGGGGCCCGAGGAGGCGGTACGGGCCTACCTCATGACGGCTGTCCGGCATGTCGCAGCCGCCTGGACCAAGACCGCCAAGCGCGAGCAATTGGTCGATGACTTCGCGGTGTTCGCCGCCCAGGCATCCCAGCCCTCCCAGATGTCGGACGCGGACACGCTCGACCTGGGTGCCGATGTGCTGGCGATGCACGAGGCCGAGCAGTCGATGGCGATGCAGGCGTTCCGCAGCCTGCCGGAGCGCTGGCAGGCGGTGCTGTGGCACACCACCGTCGAGGAGGAGTCGCCCAGCGAGATCGCCCCGTTGTTCGGCCTGACCGCCAATGCCACGGCGGTCCTGGCCAGCCGGGCCCGCGAAGGGCTCAAGCAGGCCTACCTCCAGGCGCACGTGAGCCAGGCGCTCACCTCGGGCGGTGACTGCGCGCGTTACGCCGACCGCCTCGGCGCGTACGCCAGGGGCGGGCTCCGGATGCGGGCCGAGCGCGGGTTGCGGGGGCATCTGGACGAGTGCGGGAAGTGCCGGCTCGCCGCGGGCGAACTGGCCCATGTCAACGCCGGGATTCCCGCGCTGCTGCCGGTCGCGGTCATCGGCTGGTTCGCCGCCGGATATGCGCTCAAGGCCGCCGGGATCGTCGCCGGAGGCGCGGCGGGTGCCGCTGGTGCGGGTGCCGCAGCGGCGGCGACCGGGGGAAGCTCGTCCGGGAGTGCGGCCGGTGGCGCCGCGGCCTCGGAAGGGCTCGGCGCCCCGGCGAAGGCCGGTATCGCGGCGGCGGTTGCCGTCGCCGTGGCGGGTGCACTGGCATGGGCCCTGATCAGCAACGACCGGCCGGAGCCCGAGGCCAGGCACGAGGACAAGCCGACTGCCGTGGCACCCGCGGTGCCGACACCCGCACCGCCGGAGCCGACACCGCCGCCGAAGCCCGAGGCACCCGCGCCGCCCGCGCCGCCCGCCTCCTCCACGATTCCCCCACCGAAGCCGACACCCACACCGACGCCCACACCGACGCCCACACCCGATCCCGCACCGACACCGACACCGACGCCCAAGCCGTCGACGCCTCCCGCGCCGAAGCCGTCCGCCCCGGCACCGCCGCCTCCGCCACCCGCCCCGACCGTCTATCAGGTCAGCGAGCTGAGCTACTCCGTGCTGGGTGACCACACCGGCCCGGAGGTGGTGATCAACGAGAGCAACTGGGTCTGGCAGCGCTCCAGTCTGTCGATCAGCGGCAAGCAGTACGCGCACGGGGTGACCGTCCACGGCCGGTCCTCGGTCACCATCCAGCTGAACCGGCAGTGCACGCGTTACGAGGCCGAGGTCGGGATCGACGACCTGACGATGGGCTTCGGCTCGGTGCGTTTCTCCGTCTTCAACGGTGACGGGGCGCGGCTGTGGCAGTCCCCGATCGTGAACGGCAACGACCCTGCCGTACCCGTCGGGGTCGGCATCTCCGGTCAGGAAAGGATCCGGCTAGTCGTCGAGCGGACACAGCCGGGCGGCGGCCTGGCGCTCGCCGACTGGGCGGATTCGACCATCAGCTGCCGGTGA
- a CDS encoding TetR/AcrR family transcriptional regulator codes for MHIQDSHWSTAAAVTPHSSDGNGRNGAVGTVNTASPVGTAGTAGPTGTTGAAARPAPLRVDAQRNLEHVLRAAREVFGELGYGAPMEDVARRARVGVGTVYRRFPSKDVLVRRIAEEETSRLTDQARTALGQEDEPWSALSRFLRTSVASGAGRLLPPQVLRVGVDVDADAAVGAGSGAEGSGGARDETRVPQQRQGAGQADPRPADGHSAAETGIEDDGTGAGELLEVVGRLVDRARAAGELRRDVTVADVLLVIATAAPSLPDPAQQAAASSRLLDILLEGLRSRPAA; via the coding sequence ATGCACATTCAGGATTCTCATTGGTCGACTGCTGCTGCAGTCACGCCCCATTCGTCCGACGGAAACGGACGAAACGGAGCAGTGGGGACAGTGAACACGGCGAGTCCGGTCGGCACGGCCGGGACGGCCGGCCCAACAGGGACGACCGGAGCGGCCGCGCGCCCGGCGCCGCTTCGTGTGGACGCACAGCGCAATCTGGAACATGTGCTGCGGGCCGCGCGCGAGGTGTTCGGCGAGCTGGGATACGGGGCTCCGATGGAGGACGTGGCTCGGCGCGCCAGAGTCGGGGTCGGCACGGTGTACCGGCGCTTCCCGAGCAAGGACGTGCTGGTGCGGCGGATAGCCGAGGAGGAGACCTCCCGGCTGACGGACCAGGCACGGACCGCGCTGGGCCAGGAGGACGAGCCGTGGTCGGCGCTGTCGCGCTTCCTGCGGACGTCCGTGGCCTCGGGCGCGGGGCGGCTGCTGCCGCCGCAGGTGCTGCGGGTCGGGGTCGATGTCGACGCCGATGCGGCTGTCGGTGCGGGCTCCGGCGCCGAGGGCTCGGGCGGTGCTCGGGACGAGACGCGGGTGCCGCAGCAGCGTCAGGGCGCGGGTCAGGCCGACCCCCGACCGGCCGACGGGCACTCCGCTGCCGAGACCGGCATCGAGGACGACGGCACGGGAGCCGGTGAGCTGCTTGAGGTCGTCGGCCGCCTGGTGGACCGGGCGCGGGCAGCCGGTGAGCTGCGCCGTGATGTGACGGTGGCGGACGTGCTGCTGGTCATCGCGACGGCGGCACCTTCGCTGCCCGACCCGGCCCAGCAGGCCGCGGCTTCGAGCCGGCTCCTGGACATCCTCCTGGAGGGACTGCGCTCGCGACCGGCTGCGTGA
- a CDS encoding NAD(P)/FAD-dependent oxidoreductase, with protein MASDSGGTPPGPPPGVRILVVGGGYVGMYTALRLQRKLKQRLRSGEAEIVVVTPEPYMTYQPFLPEAAAGSISPRHVVVPLRRVLAHCKIVIGEAQRIDHAKRTATVTTLATGEDGTGAVEIPYDELVLAPGSVSRTLPIPGLADHGIGFKTIEEAIGLRNHVIEQMDIASATRDPAIRDAALTFVFVGGGYAGVEALAELEDMARYTSRYYHNIKAEDLKWILVEATGRILPEVGDAMGGYAIRELRGRNIDVRLDTRLESCEDRIAVLSDGSRFPTRTLVWTAGVKPAPILAATDLPLNERGRLRCTAELTVEGVEHAWAAGDAASVPDLTAAETGKETAPNAQHAVRQAKVLAENVLASISGRPLKEYRHSYAGSVASLGLHMGVAHVYGRKLKGYPAWLMHRTYHLSRVPTFNRKARVLAEWTLAGLFKREIVSLGSLEHPRAEFELAAGGKRPGQGGPSHTDGPPGTGG; from the coding sequence ATGGCTTCAGATTCCGGGGGAACACCCCCCGGCCCCCCGCCGGGTGTGCGCATTCTCGTCGTCGGCGGCGGCTACGTCGGGATGTACACAGCGCTGCGTCTCCAGCGGAAGCTGAAGCAGAGACTCAGAAGCGGTGAGGCCGAGATCGTCGTCGTCACCCCCGAGCCTTATATGACGTATCAGCCATTTCTGCCCGAAGCGGCGGCCGGTTCGATCTCGCCGCGCCATGTCGTCGTGCCGCTCCGCCGGGTCCTGGCGCACTGCAAGATCGTCATCGGCGAGGCACAGCGCATCGACCACGCCAAGCGCACCGCGACCGTCACCACCCTCGCCACGGGGGAGGACGGCACCGGCGCCGTGGAGATCCCGTACGACGAACTCGTCCTCGCGCCCGGCTCCGTCTCGCGCACCCTCCCGATCCCCGGCCTCGCCGACCACGGCATCGGCTTCAAGACCATCGAGGAGGCCATCGGCCTGCGCAACCACGTCATCGAGCAGATGGACATCGCCTCCGCCACCCGCGACCCGGCCATCCGCGACGCCGCCCTCACCTTCGTCTTCGTCGGTGGCGGATACGCGGGCGTCGAGGCCCTCGCCGAGCTGGAGGACATGGCCCGCTACACCTCGCGGTACTACCACAACATCAAGGCCGAGGACCTGAAATGGATCCTCGTGGAGGCGACCGGCCGCATCCTTCCCGAGGTCGGCGACGCGATGGGCGGCTATGCGATCCGTGAGCTGCGCGGCCGAAACATCGACGTACGCCTCGACACCCGGCTGGAATCCTGCGAGGACCGGATCGCCGTCCTGAGCGACGGTTCCCGCTTCCCGACACGCACCCTCGTGTGGACCGCGGGCGTCAAACCCGCGCCGATCCTCGCCGCCACCGACCTGCCGCTCAACGAGCGCGGCAGGCTCAGATGCACGGCGGAGCTCACCGTCGAAGGGGTCGAGCACGCCTGGGCCGCCGGGGACGCCGCCTCCGTACCCGACCTGACCGCCGCGGAAACCGGCAAGGAGACCGCCCCCAACGCCCAGCACGCCGTACGCCAGGCCAAGGTCCTCGCCGAGAACGTCCTCGCATCGATCAGCGGCCGACCTCTCAAGGAGTACCGGCACAGCTACGCGGGTTCCGTCGCCTCACTCGGTCTCCACATGGGCGTCGCCCATGTCTACGGCCGTAAGCTCAAGGGATATCCGGCCTGGCTGATGCACCGTACGTACCACCTCAGCCGAGTCCCGACGTTCAACCGGAAGGCCCGTGTCCTTGCCGAATGGACCCTCGCCGGGCTCTTCAAACGCGAGATCGTCTCCCTCGGCTCGCTGGAACACCCGCGCGCCGAATTCGAACTCGCCGCAGGAGGCAAACGCCCCGGCCAGGGCGGCCCGTCGCACACCGACGGCCCGCCCGGCACCGGCGGCTGA